The Haloplanus salinarum genome includes a region encoding these proteins:
- a CDS encoding PQQ-binding-like beta-propeller repeat protein: MATTPAAAQNTSSTSRQRWAFDTGDRVVSSPTVADGTVFFGSHDENVYAVNAQSGERKWIFETRGKIRSSPTVADGTVFIGSGDSTLYAVDAESGEQKWSFPSSVSVQYRSKPVVVDDTVFLSSGYDSIYAVDVESGDKKWSIDTISTNKYSAPTVADGTVFVGGGTKLYAIGTDTGFLGDAGEKQWAFESDEMIYSSPTVVDGTVFVGSADSHLYAIDAESGEKQWAFEAAGAIYSSPTVADGTVFVGSGTDLEEGLDVSLYAVDVESGDQQWAFETDNFVESSPTVADGTIFVGSDDKHLYAVDAESGEKQWAFETGDEVHSSPIVADGTVFVGGWDGNLYAIDAGVSGSSEGSRVTGPLETGDSQTSTTGPGFGIPSSIATLGTAGYLIKRRLAEQESKG; the protein is encoded by the coding sequence CTGGCAACGACACCCGCAGCAGCGCAGAATACCTCATCGACTTCTCGCCAACGGTGGGCATTCGATACTGGGGACCGTGTTGTGTCGTCGCCCACGGTAGCCGATGGCACCGTTTTCTTTGGGAGTCACGATGAAAATGTCTACGCTGTCAATGCACAGAGTGGAGAGCGAAAGTGGATCTTTGAGACCCGTGGGAAGATTCGATCGTCGCCGACGGTGGCCGATGGCACCGTCTTTATTGGGAGCGGTGACAGCACCCTCTATGCAGTTGATGCTGAGAGTGGCGAACAAAAGTGGAGTTTCCCTTCATCAGTCAGTGTTCAATATCGTTCGAAGCCGGTGGTAGTCGATGACACAGTCTTCCTTTCAAGCGGCTACGACTCGATTTATGCGGTAGATGTCGAGAGTGGTGATAAAAAGTGGAGCATCGACACCATTTCTACCAATAAATATTCGGCGCCGACAGTGGCTGATGGCACCGTTTTCGTCGGGGGTGGTACCAAACTTTACGCGATTGGTACCGATACCGGATTCCTCGGAGATGCCGGCGAGAAACAGTGGGCCTTCGAATCCGACGAGATGATTTATTCGTCGCCGACGGTAGTTGATGGCACCGTCTTCGTCGGGAGTGCTGACAGCCATCTCTACGCAATTGATGCCGAGAGCGGTGAGAAACAGTGGGCCTTCGAAGCAGCGGGCGCAATCTATTCTTCCCCGACGGTTGCCGATGGAACCGTCTTTGTCGGAAGTGGCACTGATCTCGAAGAGGGTCTCGACGTCAGCCTCTATGCGGTCGACGTCGAGAGCGGCGACCAACAGTGGGCCTTTGAAACTGACAATTTTGTCGAGTCGTCGCCGACGGTGGCTGATGGAACCATCTTCGTCGGGAGTGATGATAAACATCTCTACGCAGTGGACGCCGAGAGTGGGGAGAAACAGTGGGCCTTCGAGACCGGCGATGAAGTTCACTCGTCACCCATCGTCGCCGATGGCACTGTCTTCGTTGGGGGTTGGGATGGCAATCTCTATGCAATTGATGCCGGCGTCAGCGGGTCAAGTGAGGGTTCGCGTGTGACCGGACCGCTGGAGACGGGTGATAGCCAAACATCTACGACAGGGCCGGGGTTCGGGATTCCAAGTAGCATCGCGACACTTGGGACTGCGGGCTATCTCATCAAACGCCGACTGGCTGAACAGGAATCCAAAGGATAA
- a CDS encoding transposase, with the protein MALTRESRRTVFRQIAQRSSADWPTYESSPLFDRSSLPALESDVRLVAEPWFQHDDHEAVEPFVHAVPLAYVQFDAHDRYTGSTSYEMETLFRLFLLKECHGWNHETALVESLTKHPNLCDQLGLESVPDQSTLWRSWHHRFTAELQATVETAARTILIKAQNAGVTVPREPDRQSRRHHDENKESDPDDQTVLEQAETLTDRVSDVAFPAFSLDRGEGCEIHENAYWDLQTYLGLRENLAVNEGARSFIHESNRERTPLGHAHRDHVRDLSVKQIREMYRQAVSRLLDRVAETEQFFRAGIVAIDITESSPFTGDRAGHEDEIIGTKEKTDEYAYQWATVQLVGNAVPIVLDARPVRKGDTRKEIVEDPLDSAEAAVHVDNVLIDREFDSQHILEMISQRGLSYVVPKRMQTSEKAQAKRLLKRGKDRYETDRKLHLGDNEWHSTTLIYRRKENSERTDHQQYSVFMTNRNSGLLTEYGGS; encoded by the coding sequence GTGGCCCTGACACGTGAGTCTCGCCGCACTGTCTTCCGGCAGATCGCCCAGCGATCCTCCGCCGACTGGCCCACCTACGAGTCGAGCCCGCTGTTCGATCGCTCATCCCTCCCAGCGCTGGAATCGGACGTTCGCCTCGTTGCGGAACCATGGTTCCAGCATGACGATCACGAGGCCGTCGAACCATTCGTCCACGCAGTGCCGCTGGCATACGTCCAGTTCGATGCCCACGACCGATACACAGGCTCAACGAGCTACGAGATGGAGACGCTGTTTCGCCTGTTCCTCCTGAAAGAATGCCATGGCTGGAATCACGAAACCGCGCTCGTCGAATCCCTCACCAAACATCCCAATCTCTGTGATCAACTTGGCCTGGAGTCGGTCCCCGATCAGTCAACCCTGTGGCGCAGTTGGCACCATCGCTTCACTGCTGAACTCCAAGCTACAGTCGAGACCGCAGCGCGAACGATCCTCATCAAAGCACAGAACGCAGGTGTAACAGTCCCGCGCGAACCAGACCGACAGAGCCGCAGACACCATGACGAAAATAAAGAATCGGACCCCGATGATCAGACCGTATTAGAGCAGGCCGAGACCCTCACTGATCGCGTCAGCGACGTTGCGTTCCCTGCGTTCTCACTGGACCGAGGCGAGGGCTGTGAGATCCACGAGAACGCCTACTGGGACCTCCAGACCTATCTCGGGCTTCGAGAGAACTTGGCTGTCAACGAAGGCGCTCGGAGTTTCATTCATGAGTCCAATAGGGAGCGGACACCACTTGGCCACGCACACCGTGATCACGTCCGTGATCTCTCGGTCAAGCAGATACGCGAGATGTATCGACAGGCGGTGAGTCGACTGCTGGACCGGGTAGCAGAGACAGAACAGTTCTTCCGAGCCGGCATTGTCGCGATCGACATCACTGAATCTAGCCCCTTCACGGGCGATCGAGCCGGCCACGAAGACGAGATTATTGGGACAAAGGAGAAAACCGATGAATACGCCTACCAGTGGGCGACCGTCCAACTGGTTGGGAATGCTGTTCCAATCGTGCTAGACGCACGGCCAGTACGCAAAGGGGACACCCGCAAGGAGATCGTCGAGGACCCCTTGGATTCGGCAGAGGCAGCCGTTCACGTCGATAACGTACTGATCGACCGGGAGTTCGACAGCCAGCATATCCTGGAGATGATCAGCCAGCGCGGTCTGTCCTACGTGGTGCCCAAACGGATGCAGACCAGCGAAAAAGCGCAGGCGAAACGACTTCTCAAGCGGGGGAAGGACCGCTACGAGACTGACCGGAAACTGCATCTCGGCGACAACGAGTGGCACTCGACGACACTGATCTACCGACGTAAAGAGAACTCCGAGCGCACCGATCATCAGCAGTATTCGGTGTTCATGACGAATCGAAATAGCGGCCTCCTTACTGAGTACGGGGGGAGTTGA
- a CDS encoding UPF0175 family protein, with amino-acid sequence MGRITGSYPDDLDLLIEGAVEAGVFGGKSDALREFVREYFEDHENERIAAAVALYERERITLGDAARLAAIDRWTMRDILREHGVELRLGLVDEEDAAYEAETATELEFDDEPADNETSDSQ; translated from the coding sequence ATGGGACGAATCACTGGTTCCTATCCTGACGACCTCGACCTCCTCATTGAGGGCGCTGTGGAGGCTGGTGTGTTCGGAGGCAAGAGCGACGCGCTGCGCGAGTTCGTGCGCGAATATTTCGAGGACCACGAAAACGAACGCATCGCTGCGGCAGTCGCCCTCTACGAACGCGAACGAATTACGCTCGGTGATGCTGCACGACTCGCTGCTATCGACCGCTGGACAATGCGGGATATTCTCCGTGAGCATGGTGTGGAACTCCGGCTCGGGCTCGTGGATGAGGAGGATGCGGCCTACGAAGCGGAGACGGCGACAGAACTCGAATTCGATGATGAGCCTGCTGATAACGAGACATCGGACTCGCAATGA